In Pseudoalteromonas sp. MM1, a single window of DNA contains:
- the truA gene encoding tRNA pseudouridine(38-40) synthase TruA codes for MRVALGVEYNGARYSGWQRQSHVNSVQQEVETALSRICNHPVEIVCAGRTDAGVHGTGQVVHFETHAPREMVAFTMGMNTLLPKDIAIRFAQPVSEDFHARFSATARRYRYVIYNYAYRGAVMNEGVTHFHHPLDETKMQEACQYLIGEHDFTSFRALHCQANTANRTIHHLSVQRQGDYVIIDIKANAFLHHMVRNITGCLMDIGLHKHQPAWLKELLDLKERAKASATAKAAGLYLVDVDYPEHFNIPKTPLGPLFLPDSEC; via the coding sequence ATGCGAGTAGCACTTGGAGTTGAATACAACGGCGCACGTTACAGTGGATGGCAACGTCAATCACATGTAAATAGTGTACAACAAGAAGTAGAAACAGCGTTGTCGCGCATTTGTAATCACCCGGTTGAAATAGTGTGTGCGGGCCGCACAGATGCAGGTGTGCATGGCACAGGCCAAGTTGTACACTTTGAAACCCATGCTCCACGTGAGATGGTTGCATTTACCATGGGAATGAATACGTTACTGCCTAAAGATATAGCGATTCGTTTTGCACAACCTGTAAGTGAAGACTTTCATGCACGTTTTAGCGCAACAGCGCGTCGTTACCGTTATGTTATTTATAATTACGCCTACAGAGGCGCAGTGATGAATGAAGGCGTTACGCATTTCCACCACCCACTTGATGAAACAAAAATGCAAGAGGCGTGTCAGTACTTAATTGGCGAACACGACTTTACCTCTTTTAGAGCACTGCATTGCCAAGCTAATACAGCAAACAGAACGATTCATCATTTATCGGTACAACGCCAGGGCGATTACGTTATTATTGATATTAAAGCGAACGCTTTTTTACACCATATGGTACGTAATATTACCGGTTGTTTAATGGATATTGGCCTACACAAGCACCAACCTGCATGGTTAAAAGAGCTATTAGATTTAAAAGAGCGTGCTAAGGCCAGTGCCACGGCTAAAGCCGCGGGTCTTTATTTAGTTGATGTAGATTACCCAGAACACTTTAATATTCCTAAAACCCCACTAGGACCATTATTTTTACCTGACTCGGAATGTTAG
- a CDS encoding aspartate-semialdehyde dehydrogenase, whose product MSQKYNVAVLGATGLVGRQIIETLEDRKFPVDQLFLLASSRSAGEDIKFRGETIEVQDVEGFDFSQAHIGLFSAGGSVSEKYAPIAADAGCVVIDNTSHFRNDFEVPLVVPEVNAASLEDFRNRNIIANPNCSTIQMMLALKPIYDAYGIDRINVSTYQAVSGAGKEAVDELAKQTANLMNARPMENEIFPKQIAFNVIPQIDTFEDNGYTREEMKMVNETHKILGDTTIAVNPTCVRVPVFFGHSESINIETRMPYDFEHVKQLLNDAPGVELIEDEGDYPTAVSDASGNDTVYVGRLRADISHPHGLNMWVVSDNTRKGAATNSVQIAEELIANYL is encoded by the coding sequence ATGTCGCAAAAATATAACGTTGCTGTACTTGGCGCTACAGGCTTAGTCGGTCGTCAAATTATTGAAACCTTGGAAGATCGTAAATTTCCGGTAGATCAACTTTTTTTACTAGCCAGTAGCCGCAGCGCAGGTGAAGACATAAAGTTTCGTGGTGAAACCATTGAAGTGCAAGATGTAGAAGGCTTTGACTTTAGCCAAGCACACATAGGCTTGTTTTCAGCTGGTGGCAGTGTGTCAGAAAAATACGCGCCAATTGCAGCTGATGCTGGCTGTGTTGTAATTGATAACACCTCACATTTTAGAAACGATTTTGAAGTACCGCTAGTGGTACCAGAAGTGAATGCAGCAAGCCTTGAAGACTTTAGAAACCGCAATATTATTGCAAACCCTAACTGTTCTACTATTCAAATGATGCTAGCCCTTAAACCAATTTACGATGCTTATGGTATTGACCGTATTAATGTATCTACATACCAAGCTGTATCTGGTGCAGGTAAAGAAGCAGTAGATGAACTGGCAAAGCAAACAGCTAATTTAATGAATGCTCGCCCAATGGAAAACGAAATCTTTCCTAAGCAAATTGCATTTAACGTTATCCCTCAAATAGATACTTTTGAAGATAACGGCTACACACGCGAAGAAATGAAAATGGTAAACGAAACGCATAAAATTTTGGGCGATACCACTATTGCTGTTAACCCAACCTGTGTGCGTGTACCTGTATTTTTTGGTCACTCAGAGTCAATCAACATTGAAACACGCATGCCGTATGACTTTGAACACGTTAAGCAGCTTTTAAATGATGCCCCAGGGGTTGAGCTTATTGAAGATGAGGGCGATTACCCAACAGCGGTGTCAGATGCCAGTGGTAATGATACGGTTTACGTTGGCCGCTTGCGCGCCGATATTTCGCACCCTCATGGTTTAAATATGTGGGTTGTCAGTGATAACACCCGCAAAGGGGCTGCTACTAATAGCGTACAAATAGCAGAAGAGTTAATCGCTAACTACTTATAA
- a CDS encoding 4-phosphoerythronate dehydrogenase has protein sequence MKILADQNMPLVEQYFADFGEVTRFDGRNLAPDALIDVDVLLTRSVTKVNSDLLAHANKLSFVGTATIGVDHIDTQLLNKKGVAFSSAPGCNAVAVAEYVISSLFALSQENAVPLSGQTIGIVGVGNIGSCLAQKLKALNVDVLLCDPIKHEQGLLAEHVELDELLERVDAVTFHVPLIKAGEHKTHHLIDEKRLNALKPGLAVINASRGEVIDNHALLSVMEQGADLDLVLDVWENEPNILIPLLDHVRYASVHIAGHTLEGKARGTQMLYQALCKLKGVTAEKSLSDFLPQPAVTSLSLESSFTEADIARLVHLIYDVRRDDGILLRNLAKDGFDSLRKNYPVRREFSTLTVQGGTQHTDAFAQLGFNTAN, from the coding sequence ATGAAGATTCTTGCCGATCAAAACATGCCTTTAGTTGAGCAGTATTTTGCAGACTTTGGTGAGGTAACGCGCTTTGATGGTCGAAACTTAGCACCCGATGCGTTAATTGATGTTGATGTATTACTTACGCGCTCGGTTACTAAAGTAAACAGTGACCTGCTTGCTCATGCTAATAAATTAAGCTTTGTAGGTACCGCCACTATTGGTGTTGATCATATAGATACACAGTTACTTAATAAGAAAGGCGTTGCCTTTAGTAGTGCCCCAGGTTGCAATGCAGTGGCGGTGGCTGAGTATGTAATAAGTAGCTTGTTTGCATTAAGCCAAGAAAACGCAGTCCCTCTAAGTGGTCAAACAATAGGTATTGTTGGGGTGGGTAATATTGGCAGCTGTTTAGCACAAAAACTAAAAGCGCTTAATGTTGATGTTTTATTATGTGACCCAATTAAACATGAGCAGGGCTTATTAGCCGAGCATGTTGAGCTTGACGAACTACTTGAGCGCGTCGATGCGGTTACTTTTCATGTGCCGCTGATTAAAGCAGGTGAGCACAAAACGCATCATCTAATTGATGAAAAACGTCTTAACGCGTTAAAGCCTGGGTTAGCAGTTATAAATGCGAGCCGTGGAGAAGTGATTGATAACCACGCTTTGTTATCGGTTATGGAGCAAGGGGCAGACTTAGATTTGGTTCTTGATGTTTGGGAAAACGAGCCTAACATTTTAATCCCATTGCTTGATCATGTGCGCTATGCCAGCGTGCACATTGCTGGGCATACTCTTGAAGGAAAAGCCCGCGGTACACAAATGCTATATCAAGCACTGTGTAAATTAAAAGGTGTAACCGCAGAAAAGTCGCTTTCTGATTTTTTACCACAACCTGCCGTTACAAGCCTAAGTTTAGAGAGTAGCTTTACTGAGGCTGATATTGCGCGTTTAGTGCATTTGATTTACGACGTACGCCGCGATGATGGCATTTTGCTGCGCAACTTAGCAAAAGACGGGTTTGATAGTTTACGTAAAAACTACCCAGTAAGGCGTGAGTTTAGCACTTTAACGGTGCAAGGTGGTACGCAGCATACAGATGCATTCGCTCAGCTTGGCTTTAACACCGCAAACTAA
- the folC gene encoding bifunctional tetrahydrofolate synthase/dihydrofolate synthase, giving the protein MTNTIPSQSSSLDDWLCYLESVHPANIAMGLERVATVASNIGLLSTSSKIILIGGTNGKGTTARCLESLLLAQGYSVGTYASPHLIRYNERVRINGQELDDQYHVDAFHMLEQGRGSTALTYFEYGTLGALAIFKRCEVDYVLLEVGLGGRFDATNIVTPYASVITTIDLDHKEYLGDTRELVAYDKAGIFRQNTPAIIGDLNIPHTMTDYGAEIKANMVISGTDFIFKEYPAHFTWQYKHYDLALDKPAIPAQNAATALTTLAVLDLLPSDEVIKRCLANLVVEGRFQQLNTTPLVFTDVAHNPESARYLALKLASYKDKGFKIHALVAMLADKDKAGVLKEVSHVIDQWSLTSLHIPRGDNVENMATALQTIPHTGTHERYNSVHDALNVIMPAQQSDTLLIVFGSFFTVADAINYFKK; this is encoded by the coding sequence ATGACAAACACAATCCCTAGCCAATCATCAAGCCTTGATGATTGGCTTTGTTATTTAGAAAGTGTTCACCCTGCAAATATTGCAATGGGCCTCGAACGCGTCGCTACTGTTGCAAGCAACATTGGCTTATTAAGCACTTCCAGCAAAATTATTCTTATTGGCGGCACAAACGGCAAAGGCACGACTGCACGCTGTTTAGAATCGTTACTACTTGCGCAAGGTTACAGCGTAGGTACGTATGCCTCTCCTCATTTAATTAGATATAACGAGCGAGTGCGCATAAACGGCCAAGAGCTGGATGATCAATATCATGTTGATGCATTTCACATGCTAGAGCAGGGCCGTGGTAGTACGGCGCTTACGTACTTTGAATATGGCACGCTTGGGGCGTTAGCTATTTTTAAACGCTGTGAAGTTGATTATGTACTGCTTGAAGTGGGTTTGGGTGGGCGCTTTGATGCCACCAATATTGTTACACCTTATGCCAGTGTGATCACCACTATAGATTTAGATCATAAAGAATACCTAGGAGATACACGAGAGTTAGTTGCTTATGATAAGGCAGGTATATTTCGTCAAAACACACCGGCTATTATTGGTGATTTAAACATACCGCATACCATGACCGATTATGGTGCTGAGATTAAAGCCAACATGGTTATATCGGGCACTGATTTTATATTCAAAGAGTACCCAGCACATTTCACATGGCAATATAAGCATTATGATCTGGCGTTAGACAAACCAGCAATTCCTGCACAAAATGCCGCAACTGCTTTAACTACTTTAGCAGTGTTAGATTTACTACCAAGCGATGAGGTAATTAAACGTTGTTTAGCTAATTTAGTTGTTGAGGGCCGATTTCAGCAACTCAATACGACACCTTTAGTGTTTACTGATGTTGCGCACAATCCTGAATCTGCCCGTTATTTAGCACTAAAGCTTGCAAGCTATAAAGATAAAGGCTTTAAAATTCATGCATTAGTCGCTATGCTTGCTGATAAAGATAAAGCGGGTGTACTTAAAGAGGTAAGTCATGTAATTGATCAATGGTCTCTTACCAGCTTGCACATACCTCGTGGCGATAACGTTGAAAATATGGCCACGGCGTTGCAAACTATACCTCATACAGGCACGCATGAACGCTATAATAGTGTGCACGATGCACTTAATGTAATTATGCCTGCACAGCAAAGTGATACGCTTTTAATTGTGTTTGGGTCATTTTTTACTGTTGCAGATGCTATAAACTACTTTAAAAAATAG
- a CDS encoding FimV/HubP family polar landmark protein, with protein sequence MRGLASLIILASALVVTPIYSQDSTQLKGPKGADYGAQGRSIGPIKPTDTLWRIAAKVRPDNSVSIYQVMQALYNKNPNSFLEQNLNHMQSGAYLKIPTLAEIRRVDPQLAKQRSEQDDALWEKKKNGTLTTSEINAAQTKVTQARKADVDDAKKEIQKELNEIKTEQGNKLVELQQQFKSSVNNVEEILAENNNLKKQLSGISKELANVKEQLGQDSEIQKQLKELIEKQNEIIAQQKVQEVPKEEPFDLGALMSNPLVLILLMTIPALLIIFAVVMFLRKRANKDEAAQEDDDFLPQTPSFTEGEPQSNDTLDDPIIPDPLDDLDIQLDDNHSNDMLPEDDIAFDDSLDDALDDEFTDSENLLDQDELESLLSDDIVFDDEGSEGDELDIFMQQGFDEPVNDKKDDEIDLDLDDTKDSDDILSSDDLDDLFDEDDSLPEIDLPEVEKPTADNSLESNDELAALSEELAQEEDDDFDIDELLDQQADTESPKDEDFDLDDIDSLIDEASDTPDEAPADALVEENDDFDLDDIDSLIDEASDTPDEAPADALVEENDDFDLDDIDSLIDEASDIPDEAPADALVEENDDFDLDDIDSLIDEASDIPDEAPADALVEENDDFDLDDIDSLIDEASDTPDETPTDALVEENDGFDLDDIDSLIDEASDTPNETPANALVEENDDFDLDDIDSLIDDASDTPDEAPTDALVEENDDFDLDDIDSLIDEVEDSSAAQVATDDTERDIDSALADSVEELADAQEDFDEDDIETLASSLIDEPELAEEPELVEEPELVEEAELLEEPELVEEPELVEEPELLEEPELAEEPELVEEPELAEEPELVEEPELVEEPELVEEPELAEEPELLEEPELVEEPELVEEPELVEEPELDADLLENTDFTDSSETLLDPEDAQEEYTDDTLKSVDELLNELQQATDEDYVENPDWALDDLDDDIEEVEVDLGDDPLDSQEAPASPLLDTQPENDAVNNTLSDDIDFSDDNPDTLDVTEQQQYLPDELLGDELDGDATGMQPSQAEQDLANALSGSELDSLEDDFDDELLIDNDFSELELEPKHTDDIGADDKHAQVPSSFDELTDDESELDLSENTDEDEGVFDDDLLQSVDELDDELNALLDEQVTPSEELDEYPELELDNDDEIDLDDQQSYSPQELQGDELDGQASGMAPSQAEQDLANALADNTGIDALDADLDDEPLIDDELDTPLPQEEPLGETQATERGQEQSDFDDAILEQALSEDVEDEITNSQLEAELTQAADDQINEDVIPDEQLDDEFMADLTQTDFDALLSELAEPDELDLEDSSEFDVDFDSLLNEDLDNEVEAKAVQEEPSQSDPQATTDDFVDIDALLEQSDDSVLEHEPYDEVNMDVGLSDFDSLLAGDNPTDVDLEGGGYSAKLDLARAYIEIDDFDSALKVIEDVIESGPEDVQEEAQSLKAKLK encoded by the coding sequence ATGCGCGGTTTAGCTTCACTTATTATATTAGCGTCTGCATTGGTAGTAACTCCAATTTACTCTCAAGACAGCACCCAATTAAAGGGGCCAAAAGGCGCTGACTATGGTGCGCAAGGGCGATCAATAGGGCCTATAAAACCAACCGATACACTATGGCGTATTGCTGCCAAAGTACGCCCAGATAACTCAGTTAGTATCTACCAAGTTATGCAAGCCTTGTATAACAAAAACCCTAATTCTTTTTTAGAACAAAACCTAAACCACATGCAAAGTGGTGCCTATTTAAAAATACCCACCTTAGCGGAAATTAGACGCGTAGACCCACAACTTGCTAAACAACGCTCAGAGCAAGATGACGCGCTGTGGGAAAAAAAGAAAAATGGCACACTAACTACAAGTGAGATTAACGCCGCGCAAACCAAAGTAACACAAGCTCGTAAAGCCGATGTTGACGACGCTAAAAAAGAAATCCAAAAAGAATTAAATGAAATAAAAACAGAGCAAGGCAATAAACTTGTAGAGCTGCAGCAGCAATTTAAAAGCTCGGTTAATAATGTAGAAGAAATATTAGCTGAAAATAATAACCTTAAAAAACAATTGTCGGGTATCTCTAAAGAGCTCGCTAATGTAAAAGAGCAACTAGGCCAAGACAGCGAAATTCAAAAACAGCTAAAAGAGCTAATAGAAAAACAAAACGAAATAATAGCTCAGCAAAAAGTGCAAGAAGTACCAAAAGAAGAGCCTTTTGACCTAGGCGCTTTAATGTCTAACCCGCTTGTGCTTATTTTATTAATGACCATTCCTGCATTATTAATTATTTTTGCCGTGGTGATGTTTTTACGAAAGCGCGCCAATAAAGATGAAGCAGCGCAAGAAGACGACGATTTTCTGCCGCAAACCCCAAGCTTTACCGAAGGTGAGCCGCAAAGTAATGATACGTTAGACGATCCAATTATTCCTGATCCCCTTGATGATTTAGATATTCAATTAGATGACAATCATAGCAACGACATGTTGCCTGAAGATGATATTGCATTTGATGACTCTCTTGATGATGCGCTAGACGACGAGTTTACTGATTCAGAAAACTTGCTTGACCAAGACGAATTAGAAAGCCTATTAAGTGATGACATTGTTTTTGATGACGAAGGCAGCGAAGGGGACGAGTTAGACATTTTCATGCAGCAGGGCTTTGATGAACCTGTAAATGACAAAAAAGATGATGAAATTGACCTTGATTTAGATGATACAAAAGATTCTGACGATATTTTAAGCAGTGACGACCTAGACGATTTATTTGACGAGGACGATAGCCTGCCAGAAATCGATTTGCCTGAGGTTGAAAAGCCTACCGCGGATAACAGCTTAGAAAGCAATGATGAGTTGGCTGCCTTAAGCGAAGAGCTTGCCCAAGAAGAAGACGATGACTTTGATATTGATGAATTATTAGATCAACAAGCTGATACAGAATCACCAAAAGACGAAGATTTTGATTTAGACGACATAGACAGCTTAATTGATGAAGCAAGTGATACACCTGATGAAGCCCCTGCTGATGCGCTAGTTGAAGAAAACGATGACTTTGATTTAGACGACATAGACAGCTTAATTGATGAAGCAAGTGATACACCTGATGAAGCCCCTGCTGATGCGCTAGTTGAAGAAAACGATGACTTTGATTTAGACGACATAGACAGCTTAATTGATGAAGCAAGTGATATACCTGATGAAGCCCCTGCTGATGCGCTAGTTGAAGAAAACGATGACTTTGATTTAGACGACATAGACAGCTTAATTGATGAAGCAAGTGATATACCTGATGAAGCCCCTGCTGATGCGCTAGTTGAAGAAAACGATGACTTTGATTTAGACGACATAGACAGCTTAATTGATGAAGCAAGTGATACACCTGATGAAACACCTACTGATGCGCTAGTTGAAGAAAACGATGGCTTTGATTTAGACGACATAGACAGCTTAATTGATGAAGCAAGTGATACACCTAATGAAACACCGGCTAATGCGCTAGTTGAAGAAAACGATGACTTTGATTTAGACGACATAGACAGCTTAATTGATGATGCAAGTGATACACCTGATGAAGCCCCTACTGATGCGCTAGTTGAAGAAAACGATGACTTTGATTTAGACGACATAGACAGCCTAATTGATGAAGTTGAAGACTCATCTGCCGCTCAAGTAGCAACTGATGATACAGAGCGAGATATTGATAGCGCTTTAGCTGATTCGGTCGAAGAGCTAGCTGATGCACAGGAAGATTTTGATGAAGATGATATTGAAACATTAGCGTCTTCACTTATTGATGAGCCAGAACTTGCAGAAGAGCCAGAACTTGTAGAAGAGCCAGAACTTGTAGAAGAGGCGGAGCTTCTCGAGGAGCCAGAACTTGTAGAAGAGCCAGAACTTGTAGAAGAGCCTGAGCTTCTCGAGGAGCCAGAACTTGCAGAAGAGCCTGAACTTGTAGAAGAGCCAGAACTTGCAGAAGAGCCAGAACTTGTAGAAGAGCCTGAACTTGTAGAAGAGCCAGAACTTGTAGAAGAGCCTGAGCTTGCAGAAGAGCCTGAGCTTCTCGAGGAGCCAGAACTTGTAGAAGAGCCAGAGCTTGTAGAAGAGCCAGAGCTTGTAGAAGAGCCAGAGCTTGATGCTGATTTGCTTGAAAACACTGACTTTACAGATAGTTCAGAAACGTTACTTGACCCAGAAGATGCACAGGAAGAGTACACTGACGACACCCTAAAAAGTGTTGACGAATTACTCAACGAGCTACAGCAAGCTACAGACGAAGACTATGTTGAAAACCCTGATTGGGCATTAGATGATCTTGATGATGACATTGAAGAGGTAGAGGTTGATTTAGGTGATGACCCGCTTGACTCACAAGAAGCACCAGCGAGTCCGCTTTTAGATACTCAACCTGAAAATGATGCTGTAAATAATACGCTTAGTGATGATATAGACTTTTCAGATGATAATCCCGATACGTTAGATGTAACAGAGCAACAGCAATATCTACCTGATGAGTTATTAGGAGATGAGCTTGATGGTGATGCAACAGGCATGCAGCCAAGCCAAGCTGAACAAGACTTAGCAAACGCACTTTCAGGCAGTGAATTAGATAGCTTAGAAGACGATTTTGATGATGAGTTACTCATTGATAACGATTTTTCAGAGCTAGAACTTGAGCCGAAACATACCGATGATATAGGTGCAGATGATAAGCACGCTCAAGTGCCGTCATCATTTGATGAATTAACTGATGATGAAAGTGAGCTAGATTTATCTGAAAATACGGATGAAGACGAAGGGGTTTTCGATGATGATTTATTGCAAAGCGTTGATGAGCTAGACGACGAGCTCAATGCATTATTAGATGAGCAAGTAACTCCAAGTGAAGAGCTTGACGAGTACCCTGAGTTAGAGCTTGATAACGACGATGAAATTGATTTAGATGATCAGCAATCATATAGTCCGCAAGAGTTACAAGGTGATGAACTTGATGGACAAGCAAGCGGTATGGCACCAAGCCAAGCTGAGCAAGACTTAGCCAATGCACTTGCTGATAACACTGGTATTGATGCGTTAGATGCTGACCTAGATGACGAGCCACTAATTGACGATGAGCTCGATACGCCTTTACCGCAAGAGGAACCTTTAGGTGAAACGCAAGCAACGGAACGTGGGCAAGAACAGTCTGATTTTGACGATGCAATTTTAGAACAAGCACTTTCTGAAGACGTTGAAGATGAAATAACAAATTCGCAATTAGAAGCCGAACTAACACAGGCTGCTGATGATCAAATTAATGAAGACGTTATACCCGACGAGCAGCTAGACGATGAGTTTATGGCTGATTTAACGCAAACCGATTTTGATGCGTTACTTAGTGAATTAGCTGAACCGGATGAGTTAGATTTAGAAGATAGCAGCGAATTTGATGTCGATTTTGATAGCCTATTAAACGAAGACTTAGACAATGAAGTAGAAGCGAAAGCGGTGCAAGAAGAGCCTTCGCAAAGCGATCCGCAAGCTACAACCGATGACTTTGTTGATATTGACGCACTACTTGAGCAAAGCGATGACTCAGTTCTTGAGCACGAGCCCTATGATGAAGTTAATATGGATGTAGGGTTAAGTGACTTTGATTCGTTACTTGCAGGTGACAACCCTACAGATGTTGACTTAGAAGGCGGTGGTTATTCTGCCAAGCTTGATTTAGCAAGAGCATATATTGAAATTGACGATTTTGACTCAGCCCTTAAAGTGATTGAAGATGTGATTGAAAGTGGCCCTGAAGATGTGCAAGAAGAAGCGCAAAGTTTAAAAGCTAAACTAAAGTAG
- the accD gene encoding acetyl-CoA carboxylase, carboxyltransferase subunit beta produces the protein MSWLEKILPKTTKSSGRKEIPEGVWAKCTACDSILYKAELEKSLNVCPKCDHHMRVSGRKRLEHFLDEGDRTELGTEHEPKDVLKFKDSKKYSDRISAAQKASGEKDALVAMKGRLKGIPVAAVAFEFSFMGGSMASVVGARFVDAVDQCLEHNMPLVCFSASGGARMQEALMSLMQMAKTSAALAKMSEKGLPFISVMTDPTMGGVSASLAMLGDINVAEPKALIGFAGPRVIEQTVRETLPEGFQRSEFLLEHGAIDMIVDRREMRDTLARVLAKFMNLPSTEQEHRVA, from the coding sequence ATGAGTTGGTTAGAAAAAATCTTACCTAAAACGACTAAGTCGTCAGGTCGTAAAGAAATTCCAGAAGGCGTTTGGGCTAAATGTACAGCTTGCGATTCAATTTTATATAAAGCTGAGCTAGAAAAGTCATTAAATGTTTGTCCAAAATGCGACCATCACATGCGTGTGAGCGGCCGCAAACGTTTAGAGCATTTTTTAGATGAAGGTGACCGCACAGAGCTAGGTACTGAGCACGAGCCTAAAGATGTATTAAAGTTTAAAGACTCTAAAAAATACTCAGACCGTATTAGCGCTGCACAAAAAGCAAGTGGCGAAAAAGACGCATTAGTAGCGATGAAAGGCCGCTTAAAAGGTATTCCTGTTGCTGCGGTTGCTTTTGAATTCTCATTTATGGGTGGTTCAATGGCTTCGGTTGTAGGCGCACGCTTTGTTGATGCGGTAGACCAATGTTTAGAGCACAACATGCCATTAGTGTGTTTTTCTGCCTCAGGTGGTGCTCGTATGCAAGAAGCGCTTATGTCACTTATGCAAATGGCTAAAACCAGCGCTGCGCTTGCTAAAATGAGTGAAAAAGGCCTGCCGTTTATATCAGTAATGACCGACCCTACAATGGGCGGTGTATCTGCATCATTAGCGATGTTAGGTGATATTAACGTTGCTGAGCCAAAAGCCTTGATAGGTTTTGCTGGCCCTCGCGTGATTGAGCAAACAGTACGTGAAACCCTACCAGAAGGTTTCCAACGTAGTGAGTTTTTATTAGAGCACGGTGCAATTGATATGATTGTTGACCGTCGCGAAATGCGCGACACATTAGCACGCGTACTTGCTAAATTTATGAACTTGCCTTCTACCGAACAAGAGCATAGAGTAGCGTAA
- the fabB gene encoding beta-ketoacyl-ACP synthase I encodes MRRAVITGIGVVSSIGNNKQEVLESLKAGKSGIAFNQEFADYNLRSNVSGKIDIDVKEHVDRKAMRFMGDAAAYSYISMKQAIEDAGLSDEQVSNERTGLLVGSGGGSSKWQVEAADILREKGVKRVGPYMVPRTMASTTSACLATPFKIKGVNYSISSACATSAHCIGHAVEQIQLGKQDVIFAGGGEELHWTLAMEFDAMGALSTKYNETPEKASRTYDANRDGFVISAGGGIVVVEELEHALARGAHIYAEIVGYGATSDGYDMVAPSGEGAVRCMRQAMQGVDAPIDYLNTHGTSTPVGDVKELGAIQEVFGGNSPLISATKSLTGHALGAAGVHEAIFSILMMENDFVAPSINVEELDEQAQGLNIVTERRDAQLNTVMSNSFGFGGTNATLVMSKYKG; translated from the coding sequence ATGAGAAGAGCCGTAATTACGGGTATCGGTGTTGTATCAAGCATCGGTAATAACAAACAAGAAGTATTAGAGTCACTAAAAGCGGGCAAAAGCGGTATTGCTTTTAACCAAGAATTTGCCGATTACAACTTACGCAGTAATGTGTCAGGCAAAATTGATATTGATGTTAAAGAACACGTTGACCGTAAAGCAATGCGCTTTATGGGTGATGCTGCTGCTTACTCTTATATTTCTATGAAGCAAGCAATTGAAGATGCAGGCTTATCTGATGAGCAAGTATCTAATGAGCGCACGGGTTTATTAGTTGGCTCTGGTGGTGGCTCTTCAAAGTGGCAAGTAGAAGCAGCCGACATTTTGCGCGAAAAAGGCGTAAAACGTGTAGGCCCATATATGGTACCGCGTACAATGGCGAGCACCACATCGGCCTGTTTAGCAACGCCATTTAAAATTAAAGGTGTTAACTATTCTATAAGCTCTGCGTGTGCAACATCTGCACATTGTATTGGTCACGCGGTTGAGCAAATTCAATTAGGCAAGCAAGATGTTATTTTTGCCGGTGGTGGTGAAGAGCTACACTGGACCCTTGCAATGGAATTTGACGCAATGGGCGCATTGTCTACCAAATACAACGAAACGCCAGAAAAAGCATCACGTACGTACGATGCAAACCGCGATGGCTTTGTTATTTCTGCTGGCGGCGGTATTGTTGTAGTAGAAGAGCTTGAGCATGCACTTGCTCGTGGCGCACATATTTACGCAGAAATTGTAGGCTATGGCGCTACATCTGATGGCTACGACATGGTAGCACCTTCAGGTGAAGGCGCAGTACGCTGTATGCGCCAAGCAATGCAAGGCGTTGATGCACCAATTGATTATTTAAACACGCACGGTACATCTACGCCAGTGGGCGATGTTAAAGAGCTAGGTGCTATTCAAGAAGTGTTTGGTGGTAACTCGCCGCTTATTAGTGCGACTAAATCATTAACGGGTCACGCACTGGGTGCTGCGGGTGTTCACGAAGCTATTTTCTCAATTTTAATGATGGAAAACGATTTTGTAGCGCCATCTATTAACGTTGAAGAGCTAGATGAGCAGGCACAAGGCCTTAACATTGTAACTGAGCGCCGTGATGCGCAGCTTAATACGGTTATGTCTAATAGCTTTGGCTTTGGTGGTACAAACGCCACATTAGTTATGAGCAAATATAAAGGTTAA